One window from the genome of Pedococcus badiiscoriae encodes:
- the ftsW gene encoding putative lipid II flippase FtsW, with protein MSSATTAPPRARTAGHASANGTGQSETGRVGGWLQRLDSPVTSYYVLLSVTAVLVIIGLIMVLSASSVMSLVQTNNATPYVYFRKQLQFAAMGTIVMFIGVRIPPRVWKALAVPMLAGALLLQLLVFTPLGVSVNGNRNWLALGPVTLQPSEFAKLGLILVGATVLAAKRKLLGQLRHVLVPFLVPAAGATIGLVLLGKDLGTVIIMGGIIAGLLFAAGVPRRMFVSGCSLFTALAVAMIVTSPNRLSRFDVWLGKDTNQYGAYRQPLHGRYALADGGWWGVGLGASREKWQWLPEAHNDFIFAIIGEELGLPGTLVLLGLFCALALVCYRIVLRTDDTFVRIATAGVMAWIVIQAVINIGAVIGLLPVIGVPLPLVSYGGSSLMTTMFALGMLLSFARREPGCAEALSAKPSVVRRSLAVLPGRRGRR; from the coding sequence GTGAGCAGTGCCACCACCGCGCCCCCCAGGGCTCGGACCGCCGGGCACGCCTCCGCGAACGGCACGGGCCAGTCCGAAACCGGCCGCGTCGGAGGGTGGCTGCAGCGACTCGACTCACCCGTGACGAGCTACTACGTCCTGCTCAGCGTGACCGCGGTGCTCGTCATCATCGGGCTGATCATGGTGCTGTCCGCCTCGTCGGTGATGTCCCTCGTCCAGACGAACAACGCCACGCCCTACGTCTACTTCCGCAAGCAGCTCCAGTTCGCCGCGATGGGCACGATCGTCATGTTCATCGGGGTCCGCATCCCCCCGCGGGTGTGGAAGGCGCTGGCGGTGCCGATGCTCGCCGGGGCGCTGCTGCTCCAGCTCCTCGTCTTCACCCCGCTCGGGGTGTCCGTCAACGGCAACCGCAACTGGCTGGCGCTGGGTCCGGTCACGCTGCAGCCCTCGGAGTTCGCCAAGCTCGGGCTCATTCTCGTCGGCGCCACCGTCCTGGCCGCCAAGCGCAAGTTGCTGGGCCAGCTGCGGCACGTCCTCGTCCCGTTCCTCGTCCCGGCCGCAGGGGCGACGATCGGGCTGGTCCTGCTCGGTAAGGACCTCGGCACCGTCATCATCATGGGGGGCATCATCGCCGGGCTGCTGTTCGCGGCGGGCGTGCCCCGGCGGATGTTCGTCTCCGGCTGCTCGCTCTTCACCGCCCTCGCGGTGGCCATGATCGTCACCAGCCCCAACCGGCTGTCGCGGTTCGACGTCTGGCTGGGCAAGGACACCAACCAGTACGGCGCCTACCGCCAGCCGCTGCACGGCCGCTACGCCCTGGCGGACGGGGGCTGGTGGGGAGTTGGCCTGGGCGCGAGCCGCGAGAAGTGGCAGTGGCTGCCCGAGGCCCACAACGACTTCATCTTCGCGATCATCGGCGAGGAGCTCGGCCTGCCCGGCACCCTGGTGCTGCTCGGCCTGTTCTGTGCCCTGGCGCTCGTGTGCTACCGCATCGTGCTGCGCACCGACGACACCTTCGTGCGCATCGCGACCGCCGGGGTGATGGCCTGGATCGTCATCCAGGCCGTCATCAACATCGGTGCCGTGATCGGCCTGCTCCCCGTGATCGGTGTGCCGCTGCCACTCGTCTCGTATGGCGGGTCCTCGCTGATGACCACCATGTTCGCCCTGGGGATGCTCTTGTCCTTTGCCCGCAGGGAGCCCGGGTGCGCCGAGGCGTTGTCGGCCAAACCATCCGTGGTGCGTCGTTCGCTCGCTGTCCTGCCGGGGCGTCGGGGACGTCGCTGA
- the murD gene encoding UDP-N-acetylmuramoyl-L-alanine--D-glutamate ligase: MSGRLDGLTSGSADWSGIHVVVTGLGVSGFAAADALHERGARVVAVDGGDPAVNTALGERARILDILGVDVRVGPEHVTGMPDGQLPDLVVTSPGWRPDQPLLVAAAQAGIPVWGEVELAWRMRAEVGPAPWLTITGTNGKTTTVTMLASMLRAAGLRATAAGNVGTPILEAVLHPEPYDVIAVELSSFQLHWSDSIAPYASACLNIAPDHVDWHGSMEEYQRAKGKVYARTKVACVYNVQDPVTERLVMDAEVQEGCRAIGFTLGTPALSMLGVVDDILADRAFVEQRKTSAAELATLDDVRGGAATLAPHNVANALAAAALARAYGVPPVAVRDGLRAFTPDPHRIADCGEVDEVRYVDDSKATNPHAAAASLHAFEHVVWIAGGLLKGADVDDLVREAAGRLRGVVLIGADRARLAEALARHAPDVPVVEVSSTDTGVMETVVARAAELAQPGDVVLLAPAAASMDMFPNYGARGDAFAAAVARRAGSAGE, translated from the coding sequence GTGAGCGGACGGCTGGACGGCCTCACCAGCGGCAGCGCCGACTGGAGCGGCATCCACGTGGTCGTGACCGGCCTCGGCGTGAGCGGGTTCGCCGCAGCCGACGCCCTGCACGAGCGGGGGGCCCGCGTCGTCGCGGTCGACGGGGGAGACCCGGCGGTCAACACCGCGCTCGGCGAGCGCGCCCGCATCCTCGACATCCTCGGCGTCGACGTGCGCGTCGGCCCCGAGCACGTGACGGGTATGCCGGACGGCCAGCTCCCGGACCTCGTGGTCACCTCCCCGGGGTGGCGCCCGGACCAGCCGCTGCTCGTCGCGGCCGCGCAGGCCGGTATCCCCGTCTGGGGAGAGGTCGAGCTGGCCTGGCGGATGCGCGCCGAAGTCGGCCCGGCGCCGTGGCTGACCATCACGGGCACCAACGGCAAGACGACGACGGTCACGATGCTCGCGTCCATGCTGCGGGCGGCGGGGCTGCGCGCCACCGCGGCAGGAAACGTCGGGACGCCGATCCTCGAGGCGGTGCTGCACCCGGAGCCCTACGACGTCATCGCGGTGGAGCTGTCCAGCTTCCAGCTGCACTGGTCGGACTCGATCGCGCCGTATGCCTCGGCGTGCCTCAACATCGCCCCCGACCACGTCGACTGGCACGGCTCGATGGAGGAGTACCAGCGGGCCAAGGGCAAGGTCTACGCCCGCACCAAGGTGGCCTGCGTCTACAACGTGCAGGACCCCGTCACCGAACGGCTGGTCATGGATGCCGAGGTGCAGGAGGGCTGCCGGGCGATCGGGTTCACGCTCGGCACACCCGCCCTGTCGATGCTGGGTGTCGTCGACGACATCCTCGCCGACCGGGCCTTCGTCGAGCAGCGCAAGACCTCGGCCGCCGAGCTCGCGACCCTCGACGACGTCCGCGGCGGCGCTGCGACCCTCGCGCCGCACAACGTGGCCAACGCCCTTGCTGCCGCGGCCCTGGCCCGGGCCTACGGCGTGCCACCGGTGGCGGTCCGTGACGGCCTGCGGGCCTTCACCCCCGACCCGCACCGCATCGCCGACTGCGGGGAGGTCGACGAGGTCCGCTACGTCGACGACTCCAAGGCGACCAACCCGCACGCGGCCGCCGCATCCCTGCACGCCTTCGAGCACGTCGTCTGGATCGCGGGCGGCCTGCTGAAGGGCGCCGACGTCGACGACCTGGTCCGCGAGGCTGCCGGCCGGCTGCGCGGTGTCGTCCTCATCGGCGCCGACCGCGCCAGGCTCGCGGAGGCGCTGGCCCGACACGCGCCGGATGTCCCCGTCGTCGAGGTGTCGAGCACGGACACTGGAGTCATGGAGACCGTCGTGGCGCGCGCCGCCGAGCTCGCCCAGCCCGGCGACGTCGTGCTGCTCGCCCCCGCAGCGGCCTCGATGGACATGTTCCCCAACTACGGTGCCCGAGGCGATGCCTTCGCCGCGGCGGTCGCCCGCCGCGCCGGGTCTGCAGGAGAGTAG
- the mraY gene encoding phospho-N-acetylmuramoyl-pentapeptide-transferase: protein MKAVLLAAVLSLVGALFGTPMFIKFLVRRGYGQFIRDDGPTSHHTKRGTPTMGGAVIIGSSLSAYVLAHLTTGTPVTWSGVLVLFLMAGLGLVGFLDDYIKISKQRSLGLRSREKLMGQTLVAVVFAVLVLQFPNSKNRTPGSTHISFVRDTGVDLAFAGTLLGLLLFIIWANIMIAGTSNGVNLTDGLDGLATGASVMVFAAYVLIGIWQGNQNCQTTPGLKCYEVRDSRDLAVVAAAAMGACFGFLWWNASPAKIFMGDTGSLALGGLLAGLAITTRTELLVVILGGLFVAITLSVIIQVGSFKLTGKRVFRMAPLQHHFELLGWNEVTIVIRFWIIAGLFVALGLGLFYAEWVVGAA from the coding sequence GTGAAGGCGGTGCTGCTCGCGGCCGTCCTCTCCCTCGTGGGCGCGCTGTTCGGCACCCCGATGTTCATCAAGTTCCTCGTCCGCCGCGGCTACGGCCAGTTCATCCGCGACGACGGCCCGACCTCGCACCACACCAAGCGTGGCACGCCCACGATGGGTGGCGCGGTCATCATCGGCTCCAGCCTCTCGGCATACGTCCTGGCGCACCTGACCACCGGCACCCCGGTGACCTGGAGCGGGGTGCTCGTGCTGTTCCTCATGGCCGGGCTGGGACTGGTCGGGTTCCTGGACGACTACATCAAGATCTCCAAGCAGCGCAGCCTCGGCCTGCGGTCGCGGGAGAAGCTCATGGGCCAGACGCTCGTCGCGGTCGTCTTCGCGGTGCTCGTGCTGCAGTTCCCCAACAGCAAGAACCGCACGCCCGGGTCGACCCACATCTCCTTCGTGCGGGACACCGGCGTCGACCTCGCCTTCGCCGGCACGCTGCTCGGCCTGCTCCTGTTCATCATCTGGGCCAACATCATGATCGCCGGCACGTCCAACGGGGTGAACCTCACGGACGGGCTCGACGGCCTCGCGACGGGTGCCTCCGTGATGGTCTTCGCCGCCTACGTCCTGATCGGCATCTGGCAGGGCAACCAGAACTGCCAGACCACCCCCGGCCTCAAGTGCTACGAGGTGCGCGACTCCCGGGACCTCGCGGTGGTGGCCGCCGCGGCCATGGGTGCCTGTTTCGGGTTCCTGTGGTGGAACGCCTCCCCGGCCAAGATCTTCATGGGGGACACAGGCTCCCTCGCGCTCGGCGGCCTGCTCGCCGGATTGGCGATCACCACCCGCACCGAGCTGCTCGTCGTCATCCTCGGCGGCCTGTTCGTGGCGATCACCCTGTCGGTCATCATCCAGGTCGGGTCGTTCAAGCTGACCGGCAAGCGGGTGTTCCGGATGGCACCCCTCCAGCACCACTTCGAGCTGCTCGGGTGGAACGAGGTCACGATCGTCATCAGGTTCTGGATCATCGCGGGGCTCTTCGTCGCCCTCGGGCTGGGCCTGTTCTACGCAGAGTGGGTCGTGGGCGCAGCGTGA
- a CDS encoding UDP-N-acetylmuramoyl-tripeptide--D-alanyl-D-alanine ligase — protein MIPFSLKEIAEITGGRLEGLDDTAAADLVIDGPVVTDSREAGPGGLYIARIGEQLDGHQFVASAAGLGAVAAMTTRPVEELPAVVVEDIQAGLASLARAVVDRHPDLTVIGITGSSGKTSTKDLLASVLSSVAPTVAPVGSLNSEVGVPLTVFRVTPQTRFLVVEMGARGIGHIDYLTRIAPPGIGIELNVGSAHVGEFGSREAIAVAKAELVQALPPGGLAVLNADDQVVRAMAAKTAARVRLVGTAPDADIRATDITLDPSGRPSFAVVTPEGEARVTLALHGEHHVGNALAVVAAALECGLALTEVVDALATAVPASRWRMEVTERPDGVTVVNDAYNANPDSMRAALKALVAMSGGRDSADAAPPRRTWAVLGSMLELGEDSTSEHDAIGRLAVRLNISRLVVVGETARPMATGAQHEGSWGDEAVWVPDADAAYDLLAEELRPGDVVLFKSSRDAGLRWLGDRLAGTDADDSTTDESKEGAT, from the coding sequence ATGATCCCGTTCTCGCTCAAGGAGATTGCCGAGATCACCGGTGGTCGGCTGGAGGGGCTGGACGACACCGCCGCCGCTGACCTGGTCATCGACGGCCCCGTCGTCACCGACTCGCGGGAGGCCGGACCGGGTGGGCTCTACATCGCCCGCATCGGTGAGCAGCTGGACGGCCACCAGTTCGTCGCCTCCGCGGCCGGGCTCGGGGCCGTGGCCGCGATGACCACCCGGCCGGTCGAGGAGCTGCCGGCCGTCGTGGTGGAGGACATCCAGGCGGGTCTGGCCTCGCTGGCGCGGGCCGTCGTCGACCGGCACCCCGACCTGACCGTGATCGGCATCACCGGCTCCTCGGGCAAGACGTCGACCAAGGACCTGCTCGCCAGCGTGCTGTCCAGCGTGGCGCCGACGGTGGCGCCGGTGGGGTCACTCAACTCCGAGGTCGGCGTGCCGCTGACCGTCTTCCGCGTCACGCCGCAGACCCGGTTCCTCGTCGTCGAGATGGGCGCCAGGGGAATCGGCCACATCGACTACCTCACGCGAATCGCCCCACCCGGCATCGGGATCGAGCTCAACGTGGGCTCCGCACACGTGGGTGAGTTCGGCTCCCGCGAGGCCATTGCCGTCGCGAAGGCCGAGCTCGTGCAGGCTCTGCCCCCCGGTGGGCTCGCGGTGCTCAACGCGGACGACCAGGTCGTGCGCGCCATGGCAGCGAAGACCGCCGCGAGGGTGCGGCTCGTCGGGACGGCCCCCGACGCCGACATCCGAGCGACCGACATCACCCTCGACCCGTCGGGGCGTCCCTCGTTCGCCGTGGTGACCCCCGAGGGCGAGGCACGCGTCACGCTCGCCCTGCACGGAGAGCACCACGTGGGCAACGCGCTGGCCGTCGTGGCGGCGGCCCTCGAGTGCGGGCTCGCCCTGACCGAGGTCGTGGATGCCCTGGCCACGGCCGTGCCGGCCTCCCGGTGGCGGATGGAGGTCACCGAACGTCCCGATGGGGTGACCGTGGTCAACGACGCCTACAACGCCAACCCCGACTCGATGCGGGCGGCGCTCAAGGCGCTCGTGGCGATGAGCGGTGGTCGGGACAGCGCCGACGCCGCGCCGCCCCGCCGCACCTGGGCCGTCCTCGGGTCGATGCTCGAGCTCGGCGAGGACTCGACCAGCGAGCACGACGCCATCGGACGACTCGCCGTCCGCCTCAACATCTCGCGGCTCGTCGTGGTGGGAGAGACTGCCCGGCCGATGGCGACCGGCGCCCAGCACGAGGGGTCCTGGGGCGACGAGGCCGTGTGGGTCCCGGATGCGGACGCCGCCTACGATCTGCTGGCCGAAGAACTTCGCCCCGGTGACGTCGTGTTGTTCAAGTCCAGCCGTGATGCCGGACTACGGTGGCTCGGAGACAGACTGGCCGGCACGGACGCAGACGACAGCACCACGGACGAGAGCAAGGAGGGCGCGACGTGA